The following coding sequences lie in one Halomonas sp. 'Soap Lake #6' genomic window:
- a CDS encoding benzoate/H(+) symporter BenE family transporter: MKHIEKGVSLRHAPRDFLRDLNVDNASTGLVAGVLGLSVGVVHISAGTAAGLDSSFIMIWVISYLMINGLFGLFMPAYYRLPLPMANSIPGALMFAAVIPVIGLEAALGASLIAGAITLIAGLTGVMGIVMRLIPMPIVMGMVGGMLLSFGLNMVRPLESAIVPASIMILAFFISARLFRKIPPLVVAMLAGILYLTATGVDLSGISATIRFPEFIVPEFTLGAFLTYGLPLAIILVGMETPAGVGLVKGMGYKEVPANAITAVGGLGTMVSSFFNLHSTCIAAPMTGICASPEAGTHDKRWVAAVIAGAIFVVAAPFYGYVVSLLEATPRYFIAIIAGLALMRVITSSMSIAFAGKKHEIGALFAFLIAASGIQILGIGATFWALVLGVVVSAIFETKDFEFIFSREVANKSG, translated from the coding sequence GTGAAACATATTGAGAAAGGCGTCAGCCTAAGGCATGCGCCCCGCGATTTCCTGCGTGACCTCAATGTCGACAACGCCAGTACCGGTTTGGTCGCTGGCGTTTTAGGCCTCAGCGTTGGGGTTGTTCATATTAGTGCAGGTACGGCTGCGGGCCTCGACTCTTCCTTTATTATGATTTGGGTGATCAGCTACCTGATGATCAACGGCCTATTTGGGTTATTTATGCCAGCCTATTATCGGTTGCCGCTGCCGATGGCAAACTCCATCCCCGGAGCACTGATGTTTGCGGCAGTTATTCCTGTGATAGGCCTGGAGGCTGCCTTAGGCGCTAGCCTGATTGCGGGTGCCATCACGCTGATTGCGGGTCTCACTGGTGTGATGGGTATCGTGATGCGGCTAATCCCTATGCCGATTGTTATGGGCATGGTGGGGGGGATGTTGCTTAGTTTTGGCCTCAACATGGTACGCCCGCTGGAGAGCGCTATTGTGCCAGCTTCTATTATGATTCTGGCTTTCTTCATTTCCGCACGCCTTTTTCGTAAGATCCCACCCCTGGTTGTCGCGATGCTGGCAGGAATACTTTATCTGACCGCGACCGGTGTTGATCTGTCAGGTATTTCGGCAACCATCCGTTTCCCTGAGTTTATTGTCCCAGAGTTTACGTTAGGCGCTTTCTTAACCTACGGTTTACCGCTTGCCATCATCCTGGTGGGAATGGAAACGCCTGCGGGTGTCGGCTTAGTGAAGGGGATGGGGTACAAAGAAGTGCCCGCTAATGCGATTACTGCGGTAGGTGGCCTAGGTACCATGGTCTCGTCTTTTTTCAATCTGCACAGTACCTGTATTGCCGCGCCCATGACGGGGATCTGCGCCTCACCTGAAGCGGGCACTCACGATAAGCGTTGGGTAGCGGCGGTGATTGCCGGGGCGATCTTTGTCGTTGCCGCGCCTTTCTACGGTTATGTAGTCAGCCTGCTGGAGGCCACGCCGCGCTACTTTATTGCCATTATCGCCGGGCTGGCATTGATGCGCGTTATTACCTCGTCAATGTCCATCGCCTTTGCCGGTAAAAAGCATGAAATAGGCGCGCTGTTTGCCTTCCTGATCGCCGCTTCGGGAATTCAGATTCTTGGGATAGGTGCCACGTTCTGGGCGTTAGTGCTGGGTGTTGTGGTGTCGGCTATCTTTGAAACCAAAGATTTTGAGTTCATTTTTAGCCGTGAGGTTGCTAACAAGAGCGGCTGA
- the benD gene encoding benzoate diol dehydrogenase BenD, whose product MSYSAVSSLRFQDRVMVVTGAAQGIGQRVAERAAAEGARLVLVDRADFIHEVVAGISQQGVEVIAVQADLETWAGAEQVMQATQDTFGRIDILINNVGGAINFKPFTEFTETQISAEINRSLMPTLWCCRAALPSMVAQGSGVIVNVSSAATRGIHRIPYSAAKGGINALTASLAFEVAEYGIRVVATAPGGTEAPPRRISRGTPTPSNEKEQAWFQAHIDQTKQSCLMNRYGTLDEMVAPILFLASDEASYITGSVLPVAGGDLGYS is encoded by the coding sequence ATGAGTTACTCAGCCGTTAGCAGCCTGCGTTTTCAAGACCGGGTAATGGTGGTCACTGGTGCTGCCCAAGGGATTGGGCAGCGGGTTGCTGAGCGCGCTGCTGCGGAAGGCGCGCGCTTAGTCCTGGTAGATCGTGCTGATTTCATCCATGAAGTTGTGGCGGGAATCAGCCAGCAGGGGGTTGAAGTCATCGCAGTTCAAGCCGATCTGGAAACCTGGGCTGGTGCTGAGCAGGTGATGCAAGCTACTCAGGATACCTTTGGCCGGATCGATATTCTGATTAACAACGTCGGCGGCGCGATTAACTTCAAGCCATTTACCGAGTTTACCGAGACACAAATTAGCGCAGAGATTAACCGCTCGCTGATGCCCACGCTGTGGTGCTGCCGTGCGGCGCTGCCATCCATGGTAGCGCAGGGCAGTGGTGTGATCGTCAATGTATCTTCAGCGGCGACGCGGGGTATTCACCGCATCCCCTACTCGGCAGCGAAGGGCGGTATCAATGCGTTAACTGCGTCGTTGGCGTTTGAGGTTGCCGAGTATGGTATCCGTGTAGTGGCCACGGCCCCTGGGGGCACCGAAGCACCGCCACGGCGAATTTCGCGAGGCACACCGACGCCTAGTAACGAAAAAGAGCAGGCGTGGTTTCAGGCGCATATCGATCAGACCAAGCAGAGCTGCCTGATGAACCGCTATGGAACGCTGGACGAAATGGTCGCCCCTATTTTGTTCCTTGCTTCCGATGAGGCTAGCTATATCACCGGAAGTGTATTGCCCGTCGCGGGCGGTGACCTTGGCTACAGCTGA
- the benC gene encoding benzoate 1,2-dioxygenase electron transfer component BenC — MSYTIALNFEDGVTRFIGCKEGETVLDAAYRQKVNLPMDCSDGVCGTCKGHCEQGEFDMGDEYLEDALSDEEAAEGQVLTCQMVPSSDCVIQVPVASTLCKTQVGKIEGTVAAVEQLSEDSIELVVDLDDEGSLAFLPGQYIHIDVPGTKAHRSYSFSSQPGDKRATFLIRNIPNGVMSSYLTERAALGDRLTLTGPLGSFYLREVTRPVLMLAGGTGLAPFLSMLEQMVEKGCDAPVHMIYGVNKDDHLVKTDALDAFTEKLPSFTYATVVVDEASEHPRKGYVTHHMNADVMHDGDVDVYLCGPPPMVDAVLKYFDAEGIKPQSFHYEKFTPNQVGEAA, encoded by the coding sequence ATGAGCTATACCATTGCCCTCAACTTTGAGGACGGCGTGACCCGTTTCATCGGCTGTAAAGAGGGAGAAACCGTTCTCGACGCCGCTTACCGGCAAAAAGTTAATCTACCGATGGACTGTTCTGACGGCGTATGTGGCACTTGCAAAGGCCACTGCGAACAGGGCGAATTCGACATGGGTGACGAGTACCTGGAGGATGCGCTTTCTGATGAGGAAGCCGCTGAAGGCCAAGTGCTCACGTGCCAAATGGTGCCTTCTTCGGACTGCGTGATCCAAGTGCCAGTGGCATCTACGCTGTGCAAAACACAGGTGGGCAAGATTGAGGGCACGGTGGCGGCGGTTGAGCAGCTCTCCGAGGATAGTATTGAGCTGGTGGTTGATTTGGATGATGAGGGCAGCCTTGCCTTCTTGCCGGGGCAGTATATCCATATTGATGTACCCGGTACCAAGGCGCATCGCTCTTACTCCTTCAGCTCACAGCCGGGCGACAAGCGCGCCACCTTTTTGATCCGCAACATCCCCAATGGGGTAATGAGTAGCTACCTGACCGAGCGGGCGGCGTTGGGCGATAGACTCACACTAACCGGTCCGCTTGGCAGCTTCTACCTACGTGAAGTGACCCGCCCGGTACTTATGCTGGCTGGTGGCACGGGGCTGGCTCCCTTCCTCTCCATGTTGGAACAAATGGTGGAGAAGGGCTGTGACGCGCCGGTTCATATGATTTACGGCGTCAATAAAGATGATCATCTGGTCAAAACGGACGCTTTAGATGCTTTCACCGAAAAGCTCCCTAGCTTCACCTACGCCACAGTGGTAGTCGACGAAGCCAGCGAACATCCGCGCAAGGGTTATGTAACACACCATATGAACGCTGACGTAATGCATGACGGTGATGTGGACGTTTACCTGTGTGGCCCGCCTCCGATGGTAGATGCCGTGCTGAAGTACTTCGACGCTGAAGGGATCAAACCGCAGAGTTTCCACTATGAGAAGTTCACCCCTAACCAAGTGGGAGAAGCCGCATGA
- the benB gene encoding benzoate 1,2-dioxygenase small subunit, with amino-acid sequence MSISYHDIQAFLYREARLLDDRQWDEWLECYRKDAEFWMPAWDDDDQLTQDPHSEISLIYYPNREGLEDRVYRIKTERSGASTPEPRTTHQVSNLEILSQEGATVELRFNWHTLNHRYKKTDSFFGTCFYTLDVSGETPLITRKVVQLNNDYIHQVIDVYHV; translated from the coding sequence ATGAGCATTAGCTATCACGATATCCAAGCCTTCCTGTACCGCGAAGCTCGCTTGCTGGACGACCGCCAGTGGGATGAATGGCTTGAGTGCTACCGCAAAGATGCCGAGTTTTGGATGCCCGCCTGGGATGACGATGACCAGCTTACCCAGGACCCGCACAGCGAAATTTCGCTGATTTACTACCCCAACCGCGAAGGGTTGGAAGACCGGGTTTACCGGATCAAGACCGAGCGTAGCGGGGCGAGCACACCAGAGCCGCGCACCACCCATCAGGTGAGCAACCTTGAGATTCTGTCCCAAGAGGGTGCCACGGTGGAGCTGCGGTTTAATTGGCACACGCTTAACCACCGCTATAAGAAAACCGACAGCTTCTTCGGCACGTGCTTCTACACCCTGGATGTGTCGGGTGAGACCCCGCTGATCACAAGAAAAGTCGTGCAGTTAAATAACGACTATATCCATCAGGTCATTGATGTGTACCACGTCTGA
- a CDS encoding Rieske 2Fe-2S domain-containing protein, whose product MTTQLDQLEARVRGAVQDDPDKGTFRCHRSMFTDPAFFELELKHIFEGNWLFLAHESQIAEPGDYMTVTMGRQPVIITRDKQGELHGLINACAHRGATLCRRKRGNKGTFTCPFHGWTFKNDGQLLKAKNEKNGAYPDSFKQDGSHNLKRLPRFENYKGFLFGSLSDDVKPLEQHLGETTKIIDNIVDQAPEGLEILRGTSSYTYTGNWKLQAENGADGYHVSSVHWNYASTMERRNYDAGGTKAVDADGWSKSKGGFYSYENGHMMLWTRLLNPEVRPVYQHKEWIQEQLGEARADSIVNQTRNLCLYPNVYLMDQFSTQIRVLRPIDVNKTEVTIYCFAPKGEAAEDRAVRIRQYEDFFNVSGMGTPDDLEEFRACQEGYNGGLAEWNDLSRGAKQWVEGADENAQAIDMKPLLSGASPEDEGLYVLHHKHWIDEMLRAIDKERSQFIATASA is encoded by the coding sequence ATGACCACACAGCTTGATCAGCTCGAAGCCCGCGTGCGCGGTGCTGTGCAAGACGACCCCGATAAAGGCACCTTCCGCTGCCACCGCAGCATGTTTACCGACCCCGCCTTCTTCGAACTTGAGCTAAAACATATTTTCGAAGGCAACTGGCTGTTCCTGGCCCACGAGAGCCAAATCGCCGAGCCGGGTGACTACATGACCGTCACCATGGGACGCCAGCCAGTGATCATCACCCGCGATAAGCAGGGTGAGTTGCACGGCCTGATTAATGCCTGTGCCCACCGTGGCGCCACATTATGTCGCCGTAAGCGTGGCAACAAGGGCACCTTCACCTGCCCGTTCCACGGCTGGACATTCAAAAACGACGGCCAACTGCTCAAAGCCAAAAATGAGAAGAACGGCGCCTATCCGGATAGCTTCAAACAGGATGGCTCCCACAACCTTAAGCGCCTGCCGCGTTTTGAAAACTACAAAGGCTTCCTGTTCGGCAGCCTGAGCGACGACGTTAAACCGCTTGAACAGCATCTTGGTGAAACCACCAAGATTATCGACAACATCGTCGACCAAGCCCCCGAAGGCCTGGAAATCCTGCGCGGTACGTCATCCTACACCTACACCGGCAACTGGAAACTGCAGGCCGAAAACGGTGCCGACGGTTATCACGTCAGCTCTGTGCATTGGAATTACGCCTCCACCATGGAACGCCGTAACTATGATGCTGGCGGTACCAAAGCGGTGGATGCCGACGGCTGGTCGAAGAGCAAAGGCGGTTTTTACTCCTACGAAAATGGCCATATGATGCTGTGGACGCGGCTGCTCAACCCAGAAGTACGCCCGGTCTATCAGCACAAAGAGTGGATCCAGGAGCAGTTGGGCGAAGCCCGCGCCGACTCTATCGTCAACCAGACGCGTAATCTCTGCCTCTACCCCAACGTCTACCTGATGGATCAGTTCTCCACGCAAATCCGCGTGCTGCGCCCCATCGATGTTAACAAAACCGAAGTGACCATCTACTGCTTCGCACCCAAAGGCGAAGCCGCCGAGGATCGCGCGGTGCGCATCCGCCAATACGAAGACTTCTTCAATGTCTCTGGCATGGGCACTCCCGATGATCTCGAAGAGTTCCGCGCCTGCCAAGAAGGCTACAACGGCGGCCTGGCGGAATGGAACGACCTCTCCCGCGGGGCCAAGCAGTGGGTGGAAGGCGCCGATGAAAATGCCCAAGCCATCGACATGAAGCCTCTGCTCAGCGGCGCCTCACCGGAAGACGAAGGCCTCTATGTGCTGCACCACAAGCACTGGATCGATGAAATGCTGCGTGCCATCGACAAAGAGCGTAGCCAGTTTATCGCCACCGCATCTGCCTAA
- the catA gene encoding catechol 1,2-dioxygenase translates to MTVKIFDTPEVQDFIKTVAGFGQTGGNDRAKQIVHRLVGDLFKLIDDFDVTEEEYWAGVNLLNALGSQTQFGLLSPGLGFDHFLDMRQDAIDAEAKRTGGTPRTIEGPLYVAGAPEAEGFARMDDGSDADAEVMWLTGQVRDVNGTPIPGAKVEIWHCNSKGGYSFFDPSQDEYNMRRTIYADSEGRYTARSIIPSGYGVPEGAPTDVVLKSLGRHGERPAHIHYFVSAPGHQHLTTQINLAGDPYTFDDFAFATREELVVPAERIEDPAEIAKRELDGPFAHVVFDVELAQTAAPELQVRHARPRAKENEQDLASQLAGTAKV, encoded by the coding sequence ATGACTGTGAAGATATTTGATACCCCCGAAGTGCAAGACTTCATTAAAACCGTGGCTGGCTTTGGCCAGACAGGTGGCAATGACCGCGCCAAGCAGATCGTCCATCGCCTGGTCGGTGATCTGTTCAAACTGATCGACGACTTCGATGTCACCGAGGAAGAGTACTGGGCGGGCGTCAACTTACTTAATGCCCTGGGTAGCCAGACCCAGTTTGGCTTGCTCTCGCCTGGTCTCGGCTTTGATCACTTTCTCGATATGCGTCAAGACGCCATCGACGCCGAAGCCAAGCGCACCGGCGGCACCCCGCGCACTATCGAAGGCCCGCTTTACGTGGCCGGCGCCCCGGAAGCTGAAGGCTTTGCGCGCATGGATGATGGCAGTGACGCCGATGCTGAGGTGATGTGGCTGACTGGGCAGGTGCGTGACGTAAACGGCACTCCTATCCCTGGCGCCAAGGTCGAGATATGGCACTGCAACTCCAAGGGCGGTTACTCCTTCTTTGACCCCTCTCAGGATGAGTACAACATGCGCCGCACGATCTATGCGGACAGCGAAGGCCGCTACACCGCGCGGAGCATTATCCCCTCCGGCTACGGCGTGCCCGAAGGCGCCCCCACCGATGTGGTGCTCAAGTCCCTGGGTCGTCACGGCGAGCGTCCTGCGCATATTCACTACTTCGTCTCCGCGCCGGGCCATCAGCACCTGACTACTCAGATCAATCTGGCGGGTGATCCCTACACCTTTGATGATTTCGCCTTTGCCACCCGGGAAGAGCTGGTGGTGCCTGCCGAGCGGATAGAAGACCCCGCTGAGATTGCCAAGCGCGAGCTGGATGGCCCGTTCGCTCATGTGGTGTTCGATGTGGAATTGGCCCAAACCGCCGCCCCCGAGTTGCAGGTGCGTCATGCCCGCCCGCGGGCCAAAGAGAACGAGCAGGATCTTGCCAGCCAGCTCGCGGGTACCGCCAAGGTTTAA
- the catC gene encoding muconolactone Delta-isomerase, producing MLFQVEMTVKLPPDMPTEQAAKIKATEKAYSQDLQRQGKWRHLWRVAGSYSNVSIFDVKDNAELQELVSNLPLFPYMDISVKPLCRHPSSVRDDDT from the coding sequence ATGCTGTTTCAAGTGGAGATGACCGTTAAGTTGCCGCCCGATATGCCTACAGAGCAAGCGGCCAAGATTAAGGCGACTGAAAAGGCGTACTCACAAGATCTACAGCGCCAGGGCAAATGGCGCCACTTGTGGCGGGTGGCGGGCAGCTACTCGAACGTCAGTATTTTTGACGTTAAAGATAACGCTGAGCTGCAAGAGTTGGTCAGCAATTTGCCGCTGTTCCCTTATATGGACATCAGTGTCAAGCCACTCTGTCGTCATCCTTCTTCTGTTCGTGACGACGACACTTAA
- a CDS encoding muconate/chloromuconate family cycloisomerase — protein MSTVIQHIETLLVDLPTIRPHKLSMTTMAYQTMVIVRMRHSDGIEGLGEGTTIGGLAYGPESPESIKRNIDTYLAPLLIGQPSNNVHQLRARLNRHTRGNMIAKSALETALLDAQGKRLGLSIADLLGGAHQQHLPVLWTLASGDTAKDIDEALLRLEQRRHCDFKLKIGANPLEQDVRHVAAIKEALGERASVRVDVNQAWDESTAVRGIQALQDAGIELIEQPIPAREHAGLVRLANRFNVPMLADEAVQDARDGLDLICSGFSGAFALKIAKSGGIHGVLELVHVAQAAGIGLYGGTLLEGTIGTAASLHAWATLPEMAWGTEMFGPLLLKDDIVVEPLNYTDFGVELPQGAGLGITLDEDKLAHYSRK, from the coding sequence ATGTCAACCGTCATACAACATATTGAGACGCTGCTGGTCGATTTGCCGACCATCCGCCCTCACAAACTTTCCATGACCACCATGGCTTACCAAACCATGGTCATTGTACGCATGCGCCACTCCGACGGTATTGAAGGGCTAGGTGAAGGCACCACGATAGGCGGCTTGGCCTATGGCCCGGAAAGCCCCGAGAGCATTAAACGTAATATCGATACCTACCTTGCACCGCTGCTGATTGGTCAGCCCTCTAACAATGTCCATCAGCTACGTGCCCGGCTTAACCGCCACACTCGCGGCAATATGATCGCCAAATCAGCGCTAGAAACCGCGCTGTTGGATGCCCAAGGCAAGCGTTTGGGATTAAGTATCGCTGACCTTCTCGGTGGCGCGCACCAACAACACTTACCGGTGCTTTGGACGCTGGCCAGCGGTGACACTGCCAAAGATATCGATGAGGCGTTGCTGCGTTTAGAGCAGCGTCGCCACTGCGACTTCAAACTCAAAATTGGCGCTAACCCCCTTGAGCAGGACGTTCGTCATGTGGCGGCGATTAAAGAGGCGTTGGGTGAGCGTGCCAGCGTTCGCGTTGATGTTAATCAGGCGTGGGATGAATCCACAGCAGTGCGCGGTATTCAGGCCCTGCAGGATGCTGGTATTGAGTTAATTGAACAGCCGATCCCCGCTCGTGAACATGCTGGATTGGTTCGCTTGGCTAACCGCTTCAACGTTCCAATGCTGGCTGACGAGGCCGTTCAGGATGCCCGTGATGGGTTAGATCTTATCTGCAGCGGGTTTAGTGGTGCCTTCGCCCTGAAAATTGCCAAATCCGGCGGTATTCACGGTGTGCTGGAACTGGTTCATGTCGCCCAAGCGGCTGGGATTGGCCTATATGGCGGCACACTGCTAGAGGGCACCATTGGCACGGCGGCCTCACTACATGCCTGGGCGACGCTACCGGAAATGGCTTGGGGCACGGAAATGTTCGGCCCTCTGCTGTTGAAAGACGACATTGTGGTTGAACCCCTTAACTACACCGATTTTGGGGTGGAATTACCCCAAGGCGCGGGGCTGGGCATCACTTTAGATGAAGATAAGTTGGCTCATTACTCGCGTAAATAA
- the salA gene encoding salicylate 1-monooxygenase, with translation MPAKHTQQKRLSIGIVGGGIGGVAFAVALSRDSDLDVQLFEAAPRFSEIGAGVSFGPNAVKAIQLLGLEEAYQRIADSSPAPFEDVWFEWRRGSDDGYLTASLAPGVGQSSVHRADFLDAIVANLPKGIAHFGKRCVEVKQDADSATACFDDGTHFTGDVVIGFDGIKSAVRRHVLPQEEYGEINPFWSGTYAYRGMIPTDELEDALEAKGSEKRLALVPQMYLGKDRHILTFPVKQSQLVNVVAFITDRSTSNPALPEGEEWVQTVTQQEMLDVFEGWSPACQAILECIPEPTRWALHELPELARYHRGRVLIVGDAAHALVPHQGAGAGQALEDAYVLATLLADASCHRRNVSDVLAAFEQVRHARTCKVQRTSHEAGDVYEYAGDGIGNDEAKLIDNLENRFEWLWGHDLHGDVVAAREALASIT, from the coding sequence ATGCCAGCTAAACATACACAGCAAAAGCGTCTCTCAATTGGTATTGTCGGTGGCGGTATCGGTGGCGTGGCCTTTGCCGTCGCGCTATCCCGGGATAGCGATCTTGATGTGCAACTTTTCGAAGCCGCTCCCCGGTTCTCAGAAATTGGCGCTGGGGTCTCCTTTGGCCCCAATGCGGTAAAAGCTATTCAGCTGTTGGGGTTGGAAGAGGCTTATCAGCGTATTGCCGACTCCTCGCCAGCGCCCTTTGAGGATGTGTGGTTTGAATGGCGGCGAGGCAGTGATGATGGCTACTTAACCGCCAGTTTAGCCCCGGGTGTGGGCCAATCTTCAGTACACCGTGCCGATTTTCTGGATGCCATCGTCGCCAACCTACCAAAGGGTATTGCTCACTTTGGCAAGCGCTGTGTCGAGGTTAAGCAAGATGCCGATAGCGCCACAGCCTGTTTTGACGACGGCACGCACTTTACCGGCGATGTGGTCATCGGCTTTGATGGCATTAAGTCCGCAGTGCGCCGCCATGTCTTGCCCCAAGAGGAGTACGGCGAGATAAACCCGTTTTGGAGTGGCACTTATGCTTATCGTGGCATGATCCCCACCGATGAGCTAGAGGACGCTTTAGAGGCGAAAGGTAGCGAGAAGCGCCTAGCGCTGGTGCCCCAGATGTACCTAGGCAAAGACCGACACATCCTGACCTTCCCTGTTAAACAGTCGCAATTGGTTAACGTGGTTGCCTTTATCACCGACCGCTCAACATCTAATCCTGCACTGCCTGAAGGTGAAGAGTGGGTACAAACCGTCACCCAGCAGGAGATGCTGGACGTCTTTGAGGGCTGGAGCCCAGCTTGCCAAGCAATTCTTGAATGCATTCCTGAGCCAACGCGCTGGGCGCTGCATGAGCTGCCAGAGTTGGCCCGCTACCATCGTGGCCGCGTATTGATTGTCGGCGACGCCGCTCATGCATTAGTACCCCACCAGGGGGCTGGCGCCGGTCAGGCACTTGAAGATGCCTATGTGCTCGCCACTCTGCTAGCGGATGCCAGTTGCCATCGCCGCAACGTAAGCGATGTACTGGCCGCCTTTGAACAGGTGCGCCATGCACGTACCTGCAAGGTGCAGCGCACTTCCCATGAGGCGGGCGACGTATACGAGTATGCGGGAGACGGTATTGGCAATGATGAGGCCAAGCTCATCGACAATTTGGAAAACCGCTTTGAATGGTTATGGGGCCATGATCTCCACGGGGACGTAGTGGCAGCGAGGGAGGCATTAGCGTCAATTACGTAG
- a CDS encoding LysR family transcriptional regulator yields MVKLANIDLNLLVVFDLLYQEQNTQRVALRLGLTQPAVSHALKRLRLLLGDQLFERTSQGLQPTPRASQLHPGIADALARVNDTLNLRDDFNPALSERTFNLNMTDIGEIVFLPRLLQHFSQAAPGISLHTARSHNNELKYEMEGGQIDLAVGLIPQLGAGFYQQRLFVQRYVCLMRHDHPLATGDFGIEEFRSAHHAVVVAQGTGHGVVEEQLANAGIKRPVRLTLPHFAAVPYIVSSSDLVVTVTGKLAEATCERFGLTVREHPLAFPEIPINLFWHRRFHQDPGNRWLRGLMFSMFSESNQPE; encoded by the coding sequence ATGGTCAAACTTGCCAATATCGACCTGAACTTGCTGGTTGTGTTTGACCTGCTGTACCAAGAGCAAAACACTCAGCGGGTCGCGCTACGTCTTGGCCTTACGCAGCCAGCGGTAAGCCATGCGTTAAAGCGTTTGCGCCTCTTATTGGGGGATCAGCTCTTCGAACGCACCTCCCAAGGGCTCCAGCCAACGCCTCGCGCCAGCCAGCTTCACCCTGGCATTGCGGACGCTTTAGCAAGAGTTAATGACACCTTGAACCTGCGTGATGATTTCAACCCAGCACTGAGTGAGCGCACCTTTAATCTCAACATGACGGACATTGGTGAAATCGTTTTTCTGCCACGTTTACTGCAGCACTTCTCTCAAGCAGCACCAGGAATTTCACTCCACACCGCTCGCAGCCACAACAATGAGCTGAAATACGAGATGGAAGGGGGTCAGATCGATCTAGCCGTTGGGCTGATTCCACAGCTTGGCGCTGGTTTTTATCAACAGCGGCTATTTGTACAGCGCTATGTCTGCCTCATGCGCCATGACCACCCACTCGCCACTGGCGACTTCGGCATAGAGGAGTTTCGCTCAGCCCATCACGCCGTTGTCGTGGCTCAGGGAACCGGCCACGGGGTGGTAGAAGAACAACTAGCAAACGCGGGTATTAAGCGCCCGGTTAGATTAACGCTGCCGCATTTCGCTGCCGTTCCCTACATCGTGAGCAGCAGCGATCTAGTGGTGACGGTGACGGGTAAGCTGGCCGAAGCGACGTGTGAACGATTTGGACTCACCGTTCGTGAGCACCCGCTAGCCTTTCCAGAGATTCCCATCAACCTCTTCTGGCACCGCCGGTTTCATCAAGATCCCGGCAACCGCTGGTTAAGAGGGCTTATGTTTTCAATGTTCTCTGAATCGAACCAACCTGAATGA
- a CDS encoding nuclear transport factor 2 family protein, with product MTDIKIMGDAPEIDEIKRVVQLYVDGFQGGMEKLQQAFHKDAWIFALDADGVLATDLISDRFERWANSQRAVKSRFIAIIQAGEVASVLLGFDNSENLEDSWVDVIALLKVQGSWKITNKSAVHSTRAAWARPSAC from the coding sequence ATGACAGATATAAAAATAATGGGTGATGCGCCTGAGATAGACGAGATCAAACGTGTAGTACAGCTTTACGTTGATGGCTTTCAGGGCGGGATGGAAAAGCTTCAGCAAGCATTTCATAAAGATGCATGGATTTTTGCTTTAGACGCTGATGGCGTGTTGGCAACTGACCTGATCAGCGACCGCTTCGAGCGCTGGGCGAATAGCCAGCGAGCGGTCAAGAGCCGTTTTATTGCCATCATCCAGGCCGGAGAGGTCGCCAGCGTGCTGCTAGGCTTTGATAATAGTGAAAACCTTGAGGACTCTTGGGTCGATGTGATTGCACTGCTCAAGGTTCAAGGCTCTTGGAAAATCACCAATAAGTCCGCTGTTCACAGCACGCGTGCGGCATGGGCCAGGCCCAGCGCCTGCTGA